One genomic window of Meles meles chromosome 3, mMelMel3.1 paternal haplotype, whole genome shotgun sequence includes the following:
- the LOC123939143 gene encoding olfactory receptor 2T33-like, giving the protein MKIWNTTSDFILLGLFNHTGAHLFLFVTVMTIAFTSLVGNTLMLFLIHQDVQLHTPMYFLLSQLSLMDMMLVSTIVPKMAADYLTGQKSISPAGCGLQIFFFMSLGGAEFFLLASMSYDRYVAVCHPLRYPILMSWQLCLRMTVGSWFLEAADGLMQAAATLSFPFCDAHEINHFFCEAPTLMRLACADTVIFEYVMYICCVLMLLVPFSLILISYRFILAAVLENHSREAHKRAFATCSSHLCVVGLCYGAAIFIYMRPKSYRSANYDKTVSVLYTIFTPLLNPIIYCMRNSDVKGALRKCMGQCAA; this is encoded by the coding sequence ATGAAGATCTGGAACACCACCTCAGATTTCATTCTCCTAGGACTCTTTAACCACACAGGAGCCCACTTATTTCTCTTTGTAACGGTTATGACAATCGCCTTCACCTCTCTAGTAGGCAATACCCTCATGCTCTTCCTGATTCACCAGGATGTCCAGCTCCACACGCCCATGTACTTCCTCCTGAGCCAACTCTCCCTCATGGATATGATGCTGGTCTCCACCATTGTGCCCAAAATGGCAGCTGACTACTTGACGGGCCAGAAGTCCATCTCCCCTGCTGGCTGTGGGTTGCAGATCTTCTTCTTCATGTCATTGGGAGGGGCTGAGTTCTTCCTCTTAGCATCCatgtcctatgaccgctatgtggctgTTTGCCACCCACTGAGATATCCCATTCTCATGAGCTGGCAATTATGCCTGAGAATGACTGTGGGGTCTTGGTTCCTGGAGGCAGCTGATGGGCTCATGCAGGCTGCTGCTACCTTGAGTTTTCCATTCTGTGATGCACATGAGAtaaatcatttcttctgtgaagcCCCTACTCTAATGCGTTTGGCTTGTGCTGACACAGTTATTTTTGAGTATGTGATGTACATCTGCTGTGTCTTAATGCTTCTGGTCCCATTTTCTCTCATCCTGATTTCCTATAGATTCATCCTTGCTGCAGTTCTCGAGAATCATTCTAGAGAAGCCCACAAGAGGGCTTTTGCTACCTGTTCCTCACATCTCTGTGTAGTGGGACTGTGTTATGGAGCTGCTATTTTTATCTACATGAGACCTAAATCCTACAGGTCAGCTAACTATGATAAAACAGTGTCAGTGTTATATACTATATTTACTCCTTTGTTAAACCCTATCATCTACTGTATGAGGAACAGTGATGTCAAGGGAGCCCTGAGAAAGTGTATGGGTCAATGTGCTGCCTGA